The window tgatGCCCGTGGGAGACGGGGGTCAAGCTCAGGTGAGCACTGACCTGGGCAGGCAGCAGGTGAAGCAGTGGTCCCGCTGGCACAGGGAGCAGCGCTGCTGGCACTGCCcacacactgccctctcacagCGGGCACAGCCGGCGCCGGAGAGCTGGGTCCGCAGACACAGGGCACACCGGGGGGCTGTGCTGTCTGGGGGGGCACAGGACAGAGGGCGTCAGCCCGAGATGGTCCGCCCCCCTCCGGGCGCAAGGCGGGGCGACACTACCGGTCTCTCTCACTCTGACCTGGGGGCCCGGCCGACAGAGGGGGGGTCCTCAGCAGCTCCCCTCGGGGTCCCAGGCGCAGCTGACCCCTGACTGACCCCTGGAAGGGGGGCGGGACAGGGGTGGGAGGTGCTGGGCCGGGTGTGGTCAGGGAGCGCGCCCCCGAAAACAGCAGGGCTCTGGTCCGCTCTGAGagtggagagagacaggagagaggagaggggagaggggagagaggagagagacaggagacaggagagaggagagagagtggagaggggagagagagtggagacaggagagaggggagaggggagagagacaggagacaggagagaggggagaggggagaggagagagagtggagagagacaggagagaggagagaggagagaggagaggggagaggggagagagacaggagagaggagagggacaggagagaggggagagagtggagagagacaggagagaggagagaggggagaggggagagacaggagagaggagagaggagaggggagagagacaggagagaggagagagtacTGGTCACTCCGGACAGTCACACAGGTGGGCTCGCTCAGCGCAGGCGCACACTCACCGAACACCGCGCTCCTGCCCGCCTCCCCGCACGCCGCGCGCTCCGTCACCCGCGTCTTCCGCTGCGGGGGGGCGCTCTCGGGCCAGGGGCAGCTGCGCTTCGGCATGGCCGGCGGGGGTCGTCTCGACAGGCCGAGGGTTCACAACGTGTCTCGCAGAGCTCGTGTCTCTCCCGCGTCTCggcgggccgggccgggcggGCCGGGGTTCGGTGTCGGTCACGAATCCGGGAGCCCCTCTGGTCTCACACGCACACGGCCGGTTCGGGGTTCGGAGCTGAAGCGCATCAAGGGGCCGGGGCAGCAGAATAACGGGGTAACCCCCCTTCACCCACGCGTGGACAGCTGGCCAACCAGGTGCAGCATGCTCAGCGGAAACGGACCAGGCTGATATCTTATGGCATCGCGTCGCCGGACCTCTCTGACCGCGCTGGCAGCCCGGGAGCGCCGCGGCGACTCGTCTCAGGCGAAGTTTGAGCACCGGCCAGACTCACCTCGGAcactgcgggggggggggggggttcgcTGGGGGACCCGCATGTGGGGTCTAACTATATATCAAAACAACGACAGCAAGTCGGATACATTCTAGACGTCTATGGCAGCACGACAGATCATTTAATCATATCCGCTGGCTGTCCAGACGTTTGGGAAACGGACTCGGAATCAGAATCCCCCCCCCTCTTTAGTTGTTTACTGGAATGAAGCCGTCCACCAACGCCCTCCCATGTCACGTGAGAGGGGAGTGGCTGCGCTCCACCGTCACATGATCAGGGTGTCCGGGGCGGGGCGGTGAGCGATGGCGGATTCTGATGCGGGGCTGTCTCGGAGGTCGGCAGGCCGGCGCGGTTCGGGGCTCCTGACCCAGGCCCCCGTCGGCCTGCCCGAGGTGCAGGTCCTGTGCGACACCCTGTCCCGTCTGAGCGGAGTGACCCGGACCGTGACGGCGAACATCCGGAACATTAacgagagtctggacaggtgagtgagCGAGCCCGGTATCTGCGCGCCTTAGAGCTTGAAcggaggaaagaaaaaaaacttccgTGGCTGTGCTCTGATTGGCTGGCTCTGGCGCTACTCTGCTCTGATTGGCTGTGAGCAACGGATCCTGACCGTCACCCGAGCGATGATTGGCGGAACTCTGCTCTTGTCCCCTCCCACAGAAAATCATGCTCGCTGCTGTTTCTATCAAACCCAGACACTTCCCACAGGCCTACAGTGACAGATAAGAGCAATTTCATTTAATTCCTTAGTAATGTTTACATTTACCAGTGGTTTAGTTATTGATACCTTAACTGGTAaaccctggagcggatcagactgctgcacactgggagtctgacagcactgtcacacctggagcggatcagactgctgcgcactgggagtctgacagcactgtcacacctggagcggatcagactgctgcgcactgggagtctgacagcactgtcacacctggagcggatcagactgctgcgcactgggagtctgacagcactgtcacacctggagcggatcagactgctgcacactgggagtctgacagccctgtcacacctggagcggatcagact is drawn from Lepisosteus oculatus isolate fLepOcu1 chromosome 18, fLepOcu1.hap2, whole genome shotgun sequence and contains these coding sequences:
- the LOC138224020 gene encoding apoptosis regulatory protein Siva-like isoform X2, with protein sequence MPKRSCPWPESAPPQRKTRVTERAACGEAGRSAVFERTRALLFSGARSLTTPGPAPPTPVPPPFQGSVRGQLRLGPRGELLRTPPLSAGPPDSTAPRCALCLRTQLSGAGCARCERAVCGQCQQRCSLCQRDHCFTCCLPSYEGHEETLVCADCAPR
- the LOC138224020 gene encoding apoptosis regulatory protein Siva-like isoform X1, producing the protein MPKRSCPWPESAPPQRKTRVTERAACGEAGRSAVFERTRALLFSGARSLTTPGPAPPTPVPPPFQGSVRGQLRLGPRGELLRTPPLSAGPPGQNSTAPRCALCLRTQLSGAGCARCERAVCGQCQQRCSLCQRDHCFTCCLPSYEGHEETLVCADCAPR